In the genome of Hymenobacter cellulosivorans, one region contains:
- a CDS encoding serine hydrolase domain-containing protein has protein sequence MCLTLAGFVQQPKSVNHAVDAFIGQQMKALSIPGLAVAVIKNGKRVKVSAYGTANLEWNCPVTIHTNFQIASCTKLLTSTLVLKAIHAGKLRLEDPIGKYLDSIPTSWQPLRVQHLLSHTSGLREFRGETYASTATVVRALKDSTLEYEPVTRQHYAQADFMLAGHILEKIYGKPFPQILREGVLLPLHMTDRAYDMERRVGSIMRTDLIPQKATTYYDWEKQLRAYKFIYPQYSYTAGGYFSSIDDLANWAIGLDQNVLFPASFANPLLYTRGSVGGKPSAFSAAGWGLPEEETSITYAGHSGGPGLGDVWRFPEEGYTVVVVTNDGELLPGLARAIAAFYVPGLARTTALKKFER, from the coding sequence GTGTGCTTAACGCTCGCTGGGTTCGTCCAACAGCCCAAATCCGTCAATCACGCCGTCGATGCTTTCATCGGGCAGCAAATGAAAGCCCTCAGTATTCCCGGGCTGGCGGTAGCCGTGATTAAGAACGGCAAACGAGTAAAAGTCAGCGCGTACGGTACTGCCAATCTTGAATGGAATTGTCCGGTCACAATCCACACCAACTTTCAGATTGCGTCGTGTACCAAGTTGCTGACTTCCACGCTCGTGCTCAAAGCCATTCATGCCGGCAAGCTGCGCCTGGAGGACCCCATCGGCAAGTACCTGGACTCCATTCCCACCAGCTGGCAACCCCTCCGCGTCCAGCACCTGCTCTCGCATACGAGCGGGCTCCGCGAATTTCGGGGAGAGACGTATGCGTCAACTGCCACCGTCGTGCGGGCCCTCAAGGACTCCACCTTGGAGTACGAACCGGTTACCAGGCAGCACTATGCACAGGCGGATTTTATGCTTGCGGGCCACATCCTGGAAAAGATCTACGGCAAACCTTTTCCACAAATTCTGCGCGAGGGGGTCTTGCTCCCACTGCACATGACGGATAGGGCCTACGACATGGAACGGCGCGTGGGCTCAATTATGCGCACGGACCTGATTCCGCAAAAGGCCACCACGTACTACGACTGGGAAAAGCAGCTGCGAGCCTATAAATTTATCTACCCCCAGTACTCTTACACGGCGGGGGGATATTTTTCCTCCATCGACGACCTAGCCAACTGGGCCATTGGGCTGGATCAGAACGTGCTCTTCCCGGCTTCCTTTGCTAACCCCCTGCTGTATACGCGCGGCTCCGTTGGCGGGAAACCTTCAGCTTTCAGTGCCGCCGGCTGGGGTTTGCCGGAGGAGGAAACGAGCATTACGTATGCGGGCCACAGCGGCGGGCCGGGACTGGGGGATGTCTGGCGTTTCCCCGAGGAAGGCTACACGGTTGTAGTGGTCACCAACGACGGCGAACTGTTGCCGGGCCTGGCGCGCGCCATTGCCGCCTTTTACGTCCCCGGATTAGCTCGCACCACGGCGCTTAAGAAGTTTGAGCGCTAG
- a CDS encoding ABC1 kinase family protein: MSDDLNTSGSAASAPTDSRQLASLPTTKVARAARFAKTGLKVGANYVKHYAKRAAGVTSETEDLHAANAAELYGALSEMKGSVLKVAQMLAMEKNMLPTAYSDLFAQAQYQSPPLSGPLVTKVLRDAFGRSPFEVFDEFDINARQAASIGQVHRARKDDRTLAVKVQYPGVADSIRSDIRLVKPIALRVLGLDEAQVRPYLEEVEARLLEETNYALELQRGTEIAAECAHIAHLEFPRYYPELSTNRVLTMDWLPGQHLKEFLATNPSQEVRNQLGQALWDFYAFQLHTLHRVHADPHPGNFLLRADNGGTVGVLDFGCVKEIPADVYALFTALLTPETLADETRLADLLTQAGVLRPEDAPSRREFYLRTMQASLELVGRPFRQAAFDFGDPAYMAALYQLGDDLMQQPELRQQREPRGSEHFIYLNRTYVGLYALLTELRASVQTGAAAVG, translated from the coding sequence ATGAGTGACGACCTGAATACGTCCGGATCGGCAGCCTCCGCGCCAACCGACTCCCGGCAGTTGGCCTCCTTGCCCACCACGAAAGTGGCCCGGGCGGCCCGCTTTGCCAAAACTGGCCTAAAAGTGGGGGCCAACTACGTGAAGCACTACGCCAAACGTGCAGCCGGCGTCACGAGTGAAACCGAGGACCTGCACGCGGCCAACGCTGCCGAGCTCTACGGTGCGTTGAGCGAGATGAAAGGCTCGGTGCTCAAGGTGGCCCAGATGCTGGCCATGGAGAAAAATATGCTCCCGACGGCCTACTCCGACCTGTTTGCCCAGGCCCAGTACCAGAGCCCGCCCCTATCAGGTCCGCTGGTAACCAAGGTGCTGCGGGATGCTTTCGGCCGCTCCCCGTTTGAGGTTTTCGACGAATTCGACATCAACGCCCGGCAGGCGGCTAGCATTGGGCAGGTGCACCGGGCTCGTAAAGATGACCGTACGCTGGCCGTGAAGGTGCAGTACCCGGGCGTAGCCGACAGCATCCGTTCGGACATCCGGCTGGTGAAACCTATTGCCCTGCGAGTACTGGGCCTGGATGAAGCTCAGGTGCGGCCCTACCTGGAGGAAGTAGAAGCCCGCCTGCTGGAGGAAACCAACTATGCCCTGGAATTGCAGCGCGGCACCGAAATAGCCGCCGAGTGTGCCCACATTGCGCACCTGGAATTTCCGCGCTACTACCCCGAGCTGTCCACCAACCGGGTATTAACCATGGACTGGCTGCCGGGCCAGCACCTGAAGGAGTTTCTGGCTACGAACCCAAGCCAAGAAGTGCGCAACCAGCTCGGACAAGCGTTGTGGGACTTTTACGCCTTTCAACTCCACACCCTGCACCGGGTGCACGCCGACCCGCACCCCGGCAACTTCCTGCTGCGGGCCGACAATGGCGGCACGGTGGGCGTGTTGGACTTTGGCTGCGTCAAGGAAATTCCGGCCGACGTGTACGCGCTGTTTACGGCCCTGCTCACGCCCGAAACCCTGGCTGACGAAACTCGCCTGGCCGATCTACTGACCCAGGCCGGCGTGCTGCGCCCCGAGGATGCCCCGTCCCGCCGGGAATTTTACCTACGCACCATGCAGGCCTCGCTCGAACTTGTAGGCCGCCCTTTCCGCCAGGCTGCCTTCGACTTCGGCGACCCGGCTTATATGGCAGCTCTCTATCAGCTCGGCGACGACCTAATGCAGCAGCCCGAGCTTCGGCAGCAGCGGGAGCCCCGGGGCTCCGAGCACTTTATTTACCTGAACCGCACCTATGTAGGACTGTATGCTCTGCTCACGGAGTTGCGCGCCTCGGTGCAAACTGGCGCTGCGGCTGTGGGCTAG
- a CDS encoding TetR/AcrR family transcriptional regulator, producing the protein MDKDRIKQAYLDYVLRKGTPPASVYKLTSKLNIPEAEFYQYYANFDAIDREIWADFARQARQRAATEPVWEQYGAREKLLGFYYTLLELLKQNRSYALNSLRRSLHRMPGLTPRVLDDFRQDFEQFVQDILQEGKRTEEVAVRPLVQEQYPRLFWQQALFVLGFFAKDDSLNFERTDAAIEKAVTLSFDLVGRNTLDSALDLARFLVNRR; encoded by the coding sequence ATGGACAAGGACCGCATCAAACAGGCTTACCTCGACTACGTGCTCCGCAAGGGCACCCCGCCCGCGTCGGTGTATAAGCTGACCAGCAAGCTCAACATTCCGGAGGCGGAATTCTACCAGTACTACGCCAATTTCGACGCCATCGACCGGGAAATCTGGGCCGACTTTGCCCGGCAGGCCCGGCAGCGTGCCGCTACCGAGCCGGTGTGGGAACAGTATGGGGCCCGCGAAAAGCTACTGGGCTTCTATTACACGTTGCTGGAGTTGCTCAAGCAGAACCGCAGCTACGCCCTGAACTCGTTGCGCCGTTCCTTACACCGCATGCCTGGCCTGACGCCGCGGGTGCTCGACGATTTCCGCCAGGACTTCGAGCAGTTCGTGCAGGACATTTTGCAGGAAGGCAAGCGGACCGAGGAAGTAGCCGTACGGCCCCTGGTGCAGGAGCAGTATCCTCGCCTGTTCTGGCAGCAGGCCCTGTTTGTGCTGGGCTTCTTCGCTAAAGACGATTCCCTGAACTTCGAGCGCACCGACGCGGCCATTGAAAAAGCCGTAACGCTGAGCTTTGACTTGGTGGGCCGCAACACCCTGGATTCGGCCCTGGACCTGGCCCGCTTTCTGGTAAACCGCCGCTAA
- a CDS encoding DinB family protein codes for MSPIEQRIAEVSTFWRSLSEDELQRRPSPNKWSKKEILGHLIDSAQTNIRRVVVAQHQPGAHIVYEQNAWVQAADYQTYPSNELLQLWVLLNRHFARLATQVPTAQLSSLINWGRDKPELVSLGLVIEDYLTHLDHHLGQLYHTGSV; via the coding sequence ATGAGTCCGATAGAGCAACGCATTGCCGAGGTAAGCACTTTCTGGCGCAGCCTTTCCGAAGACGAGCTGCAGCGGCGGCCGTCCCCCAACAAGTGGAGTAAGAAGGAAATCCTGGGTCACCTGATTGATTCGGCCCAGACCAATATCCGGCGTGTTGTTGTGGCCCAGCATCAGCCGGGGGCACACATTGTGTATGAGCAGAACGCCTGGGTACAGGCCGCTGATTACCAGACGTATCCTTCGAATGAGCTACTGCAGTTGTGGGTGCTGCTGAACCGGCATTTTGCCCGGTTGGCAACGCAGGTGCCCACCGCCCAGCTTTCTTCCTTAATAAACTGGGGCCGGGACAAACCAGAGTTGGTTTCGCTGGGTTTAGTAATTGAAGATTACCTGACGCATCTGGATCATCACCTGGGTCAGCTTTACCACACCGGCTCCGTTTAG
- a CDS encoding cryptochrome/photolyase family protein, whose translation MKIALFWHRRDLRQHDNAGLTAALQSGYPVVPLFIYDREILDLLPSRRDARVTFIYDEVERLARQTEQAGGTFLAFYGKPLEVFAQLTQQHDVAAVYTNEDYEPYAAVRDAAVAELLQQAGAELQLYKDQVIFAKNEILSKSGTPPKVFGAYSKAWLAALRDEHLVPYPSRDLFTKVNLAQLPGAAPRPTLEQMGFERFEQEVPAAELPAEELVRNYHNTRDKPGLVNSSTRRSVHLRFGTLSVRELMRQARELNPKLLNELIWRDFFMMLLWHFPYTATESYDPRLRQVPYRNNEAEFQAWCEGRTGYPLVDAGMRELNQTGYMPNRARIAAAGFLVKHLLIDWRWGDRYFADKLLDYDMAQNVGNWQWMAGTGAVAAPWFRVYSPQSQQEQYDATFAYVWQWVPEFGTCEYPKPIVDHKFARERAIATFRAAYQGAS comes from the coding sequence ATGAAAATAGCCTTGTTCTGGCACCGGCGCGACTTACGGCAGCACGACAATGCGGGCCTGACGGCGGCTTTGCAAAGCGGCTACCCGGTCGTGCCGCTGTTTATCTACGACCGGGAAATCCTGGACTTGCTGCCCAGCCGCCGCGACGCCCGGGTAACCTTTATCTACGATGAGGTGGAGCGCCTGGCCCGGCAGACCGAGCAGGCCGGCGGTACGTTTTTGGCCTTTTATGGCAAGCCGCTGGAGGTTTTTGCCCAGCTCACGCAGCAGCACGATGTAGCCGCCGTGTACACCAACGAAGACTACGAGCCCTACGCTGCCGTGCGCGACGCGGCCGTGGCCGAACTGCTGCAACAAGCCGGGGCGGAGCTGCAGCTGTATAAGGACCAGGTGATTTTTGCCAAGAATGAAATTCTGAGCAAGTCGGGCACGCCGCCCAAGGTGTTTGGGGCCTACAGCAAAGCTTGGCTGGCCGCCCTGCGCGACGAGCATTTGGTGCCCTACCCTTCGCGGGACTTATTTACCAAGGTAAATCTGGCTCAGCTGCCCGGTGCCGCGCCGCGCCCGACACTGGAACAGATGGGCTTCGAACGGTTTGAGCAGGAGGTACCTGCCGCTGAGCTGCCGGCCGAGGAGCTGGTGCGCAACTACCACAACACCCGCGACAAACCTGGCTTGGTGAACAGCAGCACGCGCCGCTCGGTGCATTTGCGCTTTGGGACGCTGAGCGTGCGGGAGCTGATGCGGCAGGCCCGGGAGCTAAATCCCAAGCTGCTGAACGAGTTGATCTGGCGGGACTTTTTCATGATGCTGCTCTGGCACTTTCCCTACACGGCCACCGAAAGCTACGACCCACGCCTGCGCCAAGTGCCCTACCGCAACAATGAAGCAGAATTCCAGGCCTGGTGCGAGGGCCGCACCGGCTACCCGCTCGTCGATGCTGGCATGCGGGAGCTCAACCAGACCGGCTACATGCCCAACCGGGCCCGGATTGCCGCGGCGGGCTTTCTGGTCAAGCACCTGCTTATCGACTGGCGCTGGGGTGACCGATACTTTGCCGACAAGCTGCTCGACTACGACATGGCCCAGAACGTGGGCAACTGGCAATGGATGGCCGGCACCGGAGCCGTGGCCGCGCCGTGGTTTCGGGTGTACAGCCCGCAAAGTCAGCAGGAACAGTATGATGCCACCTTTGCCTACGTCTGGCAGTGGGTACCCGAATTTGGCACCTGCGAGTATCCCAAGCCCATTGTCGATCATAAGTTTGCCCGGGAGCGGGCCATTGCTACATTTCGCGCCGCTTATCAGGGTGCCAGCTAG
- a CDS encoding SDR family NAD(P)-dependent oxidoreductase — MNFSEKNILLVGASSGIGLATAQLLHTLEAKLFTISRHLSPELAELSTTHFEADATQPLPAELLTQLPETLHGVVYCPGSIKLRPFERIPLDDFRSDFELNVLGAVQVLQATMKKLKKAEGASVVLFSTVAATTGMSFHTSIATAKAAVEGLTRALAAEYAGSNIRVNAIAPSLTNTPLAAPLLNSPEKAEAGAKRHPLQRIGQPEDLAYMASFLLSNHSGFITGQVMPVDGGLGKLK; from the coding sequence ATGAACTTTTCAGAAAAGAATATTTTGCTCGTCGGCGCTTCCTCCGGCATTGGCCTGGCCACCGCTCAGCTCCTGCACACGCTGGAAGCCAAGCTCTTCACTATTTCCCGCCACCTTTCGCCCGAGCTGGCTGAGTTGAGCACAACCCACTTTGAGGCCGATGCTACCCAGCCGCTACCGGCCGAACTGCTGACCCAGCTCCCCGAAACCCTGCACGGCGTGGTATACTGCCCCGGCAGCATCAAGCTCCGGCCCTTCGAGCGAATTCCACTGGATGACTTCCGCTCCGACTTCGAGCTGAACGTGCTGGGTGCGGTGCAGGTGTTGCAGGCCACGATGAAGAAGCTCAAAAAGGCCGAAGGCGCTTCGGTAGTGCTCTTTAGCACCGTGGCGGCCACCACGGGCATGAGTTTCCACACCAGTATTGCCACGGCCAAAGCTGCGGTGGAAGGCCTCACCCGGGCCCTGGCCGCCGAGTACGCCGGCAGCAACATTCGCGTCAACGCTATTGCGCCTTCTTTGACCAATACACCTTTGGCCGCGCCCTTGCTTAACTCACCCGAGAAAGCAGAGGCTGGGGCCAAGCGCCACCCGCTGCAGCGTATCGGCCAGCCCGAGGACCTAGCCTACATGGCCTCCTTCCTGCTTTCCAACCACAGCGGCTTCATCACCGGGCAGGTCATGCCCGTGGATGGGGGTTTGGGCAAGCTGAAGTAA